A single region of the Vicia villosa cultivar HV-30 ecotype Madison, WI linkage group LG4, Vvil1.0, whole genome shotgun sequence genome encodes:
- the LOC131596975 gene encoding thaumatin-like protein 1b, whose amino-acid sequence MSLGFICFTIFLSILFAYARATVTIINGGDETIWPAVYTEKGDTVNPTGIKLDSHQQYDLKVPDSWSGTIWARTGCTGDPNSDFHCEVGDCGTKKMECLDRKPEPPATQVKLNLVPKGGSSSSYEVDMKDGFGVSVTVTPFETSCQKVMCIQNLDDDCPNWLAVYSSEGRKIGCKSPCFFTKEPKYCCTGEFASPQKCDKNQYTELLDNKCPDVVSNAFDGSHFTCSGGTSFFILFN is encoded by the coding sequence ATGAGTCTAGGGTTTATATGTTTCACAATATTTCTTAGCATTTTGTTTGCATATGCTAGAGCTACTGTGACAATTATAAATGGTGGTGATGAAACAATTTGGCCAGCTGTTTATACAGAAAAAGGAGATACAGTGAATCCCACTGGGATCAAATTGGATTCTCACCAACAATATGACCTTAAAGTTCCTGATTCATGGTCAGGTACAATATGGGCTAGAACTGGTTGTACTGGAGACCCCAACAGTGATTTTCATTGTGAAGTTGGAGACTGTGGTACCAAAAAGATGGAGTGTTTGGACAGGAAGCCAGAGCCTCCTGCAACTCAAGTGAAGTTAAATTTGGTTCCAAAAGGTGGTAGTAGTAGTTCCTATGAAGTTGACATGAAAGATGGCTTTGGTGTGTCTGTTACTGTGACCCCATTTGAAACCAGTTGCCAGAAAGTTATGTGCATCCAAAATTTGGATGATGACTGTCCTAATTGGTTGGCTGTGTATAGTAGTGAAGGGAGAAAGATTGGTTGCAAGAGTCCATGTTTTTTCACTAAGGAGCCAAAGTATTGTTGCACTGGAGAATTTGCTTCACCTCAAAAATGTGACAAGAATCAATACACAGAGCTTTTGGATAATAAATGTCCAGATGTTGTTTCTAATGCTTTTGATGGATCTCATTTTACATGTTCTGGAGGGACTagctttttcattttatttaactgA